The following coding sequences lie in one Arachis ipaensis cultivar K30076 chromosome B05, Araip1.1, whole genome shotgun sequence genomic window:
- the LOC110272157 gene encoding TMV resistance protein N-like: MPLQSSFSSFSTHSSSSSSIRYPWKYHVFISFRGEDTRYGFTGNLYKALFDKGVHTFIDDEELQRGHEITPSLLKAIEESRIAIIILSPNYASSSFCLDELVHILHCIKGNDRLVLPVFYEADPSDVRHQRNSFGEAMAKHEEKFKSDLNKVHKWKQALHQVANLSGYHFKHGDGYEHKFIANIVEEISRKINRVPLPVADYPVGLKSRVSNIISLLEMDSSDRVHMVGIHGIGGIGKTTLAIAVYNLIADNFESVCFLEDVRENSSKYGLVHLQNNLLCKILGKEGVQIQGVKEGTSQIQQRLRGKKVLLILDDVDEQKQLESIAGKPNWFGGGSRVIITTRDTHLLKLHNVEKTFEVAALSKKHSLELLVKKAFKNDEVNSSYYANVLNCAITYASGHPLALEIIGSNLFGKEVEHWESALHQYEKIPNREIQQILKISYNALEEYEKNIFLDITCCFKGHNLKEIGDILHAHYGYNMSYHIQRLVDKSLIKIKFGDQVTFHDLIEDMGKEIVRQESPNMPGNRSRLWYHEDIVQVLQEKQVSYYFNDFSFMSLNLLYHLMILYCHSPKVEMLRLCGTNIKDLPSSFQNLCELSCLNLSGHTFHRIPSVIVNMPKLFTLYIGGEGNKTWVSRNKLEEGVEGTLSSSNVTNLTLDKCMLSDNFFPLALAWFRNVKTLDLSSNRFTILPECIQDFRFLSSLKVDFCTKLVKIAGIPPNLKQFSAVGCSNLTEVTSVLLNQELHENGRTEFALPGTMIPAWFEEKRKGDSISFWFRGEFPSNALCFAILKRNRRSSGTRITTMVSINGKQVSRGDGRTQTFQELFIFDLSMTKKTYHLDGICFENKWNHANVSFKIYDLMEECGMHILKQESSSIMKDIRFTNPCIKNDDEALHGIGSIDVRLRLQPGSATSQPASQNPLGHSGDTSHSKGNWAVPQFRGGTVFARRNIKMMLCVMFYTMLSIVVCGLGMWLGKN, from the exons ATGCCTCTGCAatcttccttctcctccttttccacccattcttcttcttcttcttccatcagATATCCATGGAAATACCATGTGTTCATCAGTTTCAGAGGCGAAGATACTCGCTATGGTTTCACTGGCAACCTCTACAAAGCTCTTTTTGATAAAGGAGTCCACACCTTCATTGATGATGAGGAACTTCAAAGAGGACACGAAATCACACCCTCACTTCTCAAGGCAATTGAAGAGTCCAGGATTGCCATCATTATCCTCTCTCCTAactatgcttcttcttctttttgcttAGACGAGCTTGTCCACATCCTTCACTGCATCAAGGGAAATGATCGCCTGGTTTTACCGGTTTTCTATGAGGCTGATCCTTCTGATGTGCGCCATCAGAGAAATAGTTTCGGAGAAGCAATGGCCAAGCATGAAGAGAAATTCAAGAGTGACTTGAACAAGGTGCACAAATGGAAGCAGGCTCTGCATCAAGTTGCTAATTTGTCAGGATATCATTTCAAACACGG GGATGGATATGAACACAAGTTTATTGCAAATATCGTGGAAGAAATTTCAAGAAAGATTAATCGTGTACCTTTGCCCGTTGCTGATTACCCTGTTGGACTAAAGTCTCGAGTGTCAAATATAATTTCACTTCTGGAAATGGATTCTAGTGATCGAGTTCACATGGTAGGGATACATGGAATTGGTGGCATAGGAAAAACGACACTTGCAATTGCTGTCTATAACTTGATAGCTGACAACTTTGAAAGTGTGTGCTTTCTTGAAGATGTGAGGGAAAATTCAAGTAAATATGGGTTGGTACATCTTCAAAATAACCTTCTTTGTAAGATACTAGGGAAGGAGGGAGTCCAGATACAAGGTGTTAAAGAAGGAACCTCACAAATACAACAAAGACTTCGTGGAAAGAAAGTTCTTTTGATTCTAGATGATGTTGATGAACAAAAGCAGTTAGAATCTATTGCTGGAAAACCTAATTGGTTTGGTGGTGGTAGCAGGGTGATTATTACAACACGAGATACACATTTGCTAAAACTCCATAATGTTGAAAAGACATTTGAGGTAGCTGCTTTAAGTAAGAAACATTCTCTTGAATTGCTTGTTAAAAAAGCTTTCAAAAATGATGAAGTCAACTCAAGTTATTATGCAAATGTTTTAAATTGTGCAATAACTTATGCCTCTGGACATCCGTTGGCTTTGGAAATAATAGGTTCCAATTTGTTTGGAAAAGAAGTAGAACATTGGGAATCTGCATTACATCAGTATGAAAAAATTCCTAACAGGGAGATCCAACAAATACTTAAAATAAGTTATAATGCTTTGGAGGAATATGAGAAGAATATTTttcttgatatcacttgttgctTTAAAGGACACAACTTGAAAGAAATTGGAGATATACTTCATGCCCATTATGGATATAACATGAGCTATCATATTCAACGGTTGGTTGATAAATCACTCATAAAGATTAAGTTTGGGGATCAAGTGACATTTCATGATTTGATAGAGGATATGGGCAAAGAAATTGTTCGACAAGAATCACCAAATATGCCAGGAAACCGTAGCAGGTTATGGTATCATGAAGATATAGTTCAAGTTTTACAAGAAAAACAAGTAAGTTATTATTTCAATGATTTTAGTTTTATGTCTTTAAATTTGCTTTATCACCTTATGATATTATATTGTCACAgcccaaaa GTAGAAATGCTTCGTTTGTGTGGCACTAACATAAAAGATTTGCCATCGTCATTTCAAAACCTTTGTGAGTTGTCCTGTTTGAATCTGAGTGGCCATACCTTTCATAGGATACCAAGTGTGATCGTGAATATGCCAAAACTGTTTACATTATATATTGGGGGAGAAGGCAATAAGACTTGGGTATCACGCAACAAGTTGGAAGAGGGAGTTGAAGGAACACTCAGCTCTTCAAATGTGACTAATCTTACTCTCGATAAGTGTATGCTGTCAGATAACTTTTTTCCACTGGCACTTGCATGGTTTCGCAATGTGAAAACATTAGACCTGAGTAGCAACAGGTTCACAATCCTTCCCGAATGCATCCAAGATTTTCGCTTTCTAAGCTCCCTCAAAGTTGATTTTTGCACGAAGCTAGTTAAGATTGCAGGAATTCCACCAAATTTGAAACAATTCTCGGCAGTAGGCTGCAGCAACTTGACTGAGGTCACAAGCGTGTTACTCAATCag GAACTGCACGAGAATGGAAGAACCGAGTTCGCATTGCCAGGAACAATGATTCCAGCATGGTTTGAAGAGAAGAGAAAGGGAGATTCTATTTCATTCTGGTTTCGTGGCGAGTTCCCTTCGAATGCACTTTGCTTTGCAATTCTAAAGCGGAATAGGCGCAGCAGTGGAACTCGTATAACAACCATGGTGAGCATCAATGGCAAGCAAGTTTCCCGTGGAGATGGGAGAACCCAAACTTTTCAGGAACTATTTATTTTTGATCTGTCCATGACAAAAAAAACGTATCATTTGGATGGAATATGCTTTGAAAATAAATGGAATCATGCGAATGTTTCATTTAAAATTTATGACCTAATGGAGGAGTGTGGAATGCATATATTGAAGCAAGAGAGTAGTAGCATCATGAAAGATATTCGATTCACCAATCCTTGCATAAAGAATGACGATGAAGCTCTCCATGGTATTGGCAGCATTGACGTTCGTCTAAG gCTACAACCAGGTTCTGCAACTAGCCAACCAGCTTCGCAGAATCCTCTTGGGCATAGTGGAGACACGTCACATTCAAAAGGGAACTGGGCAGTGCCACAATTCAGGGGAGGCACTGTTTTTGCTAGGAGGAACATAAAAATGATGTTGTGTGTGATGTTTTATACAATGTTAAGCATTGTAGTGTGTGGTTTGGGTATGTGGTTAGGAAAGAATTAG
- the LOC107644583 gene encoding TMV resistance protein N yields MALQSLSSSYYAHPFSSSSIRYEWKYDVFISFRGQDTRYGFTGNLYNALNGKGIHTFFDDGKLQSGEEITPALIKAIQESRIAIIVLSPNYAASSFCLEELVHILHCIKRNNRLVLPVFYEVNPSDVRHLNNSFGEAMAKHENRYKDHMNNKVDTWKKALIEVANLSGYHFKHGHGYEHEFIKKIVEDVSRKIGRVPLPVADYPVGLEFPVSKVISLLEMDSTDRVHMVGIHGIGGIGKTTLALALYNLIADNFEAVCFLENVRENSQKHGLVHLQNNLLGKILGKEGVQIIGVNEGISQIQRRLSQIKVLLVLDDVDEHEQLTAIAGKPDWFHPGSRIIITTRDKHLLTLHDIERTYEVQGLNKEGSLELLQWKAFKTDIVNPRYKNVLTRAVTYASRLPLALEVIGSHLCGKKVEEWESALNKFERHLDDKIHEILQVSFDALGKEEQSVFLDIACCFKGYELEELAYILQAHYGSCMKYHIGMLVEKSLIKIDKFRITLHDLIEDMGKDICREQSSKVPGKRSRLWFYKDIVKVLEDNQGTSAIEIIHLEFPLFRKEGGEDPSKKEKNDDVEVKWDGTAFKEMKNLKTLIIKNGRFSRGPKYLPNSLRVLEWRRYPSRYFPSNFNPEKLSILKLPDYLYMLPKLDSLSKMLISLKVLNFDYSNSLKEIPDVSNLETLEEFSFEGCSNLVSVHSSVGFLPKLKILNAENCPQLRSFPPVINLPSLKTLGLSGCSSLEKFPEIQEEMKNLEELDLFGTGIKDLPCSFCNLSGLWLLYLEENEMYRIPSVIGMMPSLFICKIELGGNKGRVSGEQEEGFHGILTHSLPSSHMQSLFLTNCNLSDDFFPLAVAWFPNVISLVLGGNNFTILPECIQQFRFLVVLNVDDCEHLREIRGIPPCLTDFSAVNCKSLSPRSTSVLLNQQLHQGRNTQFVMPGGSIPRWFEWRSRGASISFWFRGTIFPYKSLCVAILLKHDILSPPLQVKPTVTINGNQVQFGRYGLMGQLFIFNLKRDDYYYEAPHFKRGWNHVKLSYEAYYKGFEGKVPSESIGKEIGMHVWKEESSSIMEDIRFTDPYKMTQLIIMMIMLSIAFPNHKNHPLLLQTCIGLWTLLFLTHTLFLG; encoded by the exons ATGGCTCTCCAATCCCTCTCCTCCTCCTACTATGCCCatcccttttcctcttcttccatcAGATATGAATGGAAATACGATGTGTTCATCAGTTTCAGAGGCCAAGATACTCGCTACGGTTTCACTGGCAACCTCTACAATGCTCTCAATGGCAAAGGAATCCACACCTTCTTTGATGATGGCAAGCTTCAAAGCGGAGAGGAAATCACACCTGCACTTATCAAGGCAATTCAAGAGTCCAGGATTGCCATCATTGTGCTCTCTCCTAACtatgctgcttcttctttttgctTAGAGGAATTGGTCCATATCCTTCACTGCATCAAGAGAAACAATCGCTTGGTTTTGCCTGTTTTCTATGAGGTGAATCCTTCTGATGTGCGCCATCTAAATAACAGTTTTGGAGAGGCAATGGCTAAGCATGAGAACAGATACAAGGATCACATGAACAACAAGGTGGACACATGGAAGAAGGCTCTGATAGAAGTAGCCAATTTGTCTGGCTATCATTTCAAACATGG GCATGGATATGAACATGAGTTTATTAAAAAAATCGTGGAAGATGTTTCAAGAAAGATTGGGCGTGTGCCTTTGCCAGTGGCTGACTACCCTGTTGGACTTGAGTTTCCAGTGTCAAAAGTAATTTCCCTTTTGGAAATGGATTCTACTGATAGAGTTCACATGGTAGGGATTCATGGAATTGGTGGCATAGGGAAAACAACACTTGCTCTTGCTCTTTATAACTTGATTGCTGACAATTTTGAAGCTGTGTGTTTTCTTGAAAATGTGAGAGAAAATTCACAAAAACATGGGTTGGTGCATCTTCAAAATAATCTTCTTGGTAAGATATTAGGGAAGGAGGGAGTCCAGATAATAGGTGTTAATGAAGGAATTTCACAGATACAACGCAGACTCAGCCAAATAAAAGTTCTTTTGGTTCTGGATGATGTTGATGAGCATGAACAGTTGACAGCTATTGCGGGAAAACCTGATTGGTTTCATCCTGGAAGCAGAATCATTATTACAACACGGGACAAACATTTGCTGACACTTCATGACATTGAAAGAACATATGAGGTACAAGGTTTAAATAAGGAAGGGTCCTTAGAGTTGCTTCAATGGAAAGCTTTTAAAACAGATATTGTCAACCCAAGGTATAAGAATGTTTTAACCCGTGCAGTAACTTATGCTTCCCGTCTTCCATTGGCTTTGGAAGTAATAGGTAGTCACTTGTGTGGAAAAAAAGTAGAAGAATGGGAATCTGCATTGAATAAATTTGAAAGACATCTTGATGATAAAATACATGAGATACTTCAGGTTAGTTTTGATGCTTTGGGAAAAGAAGAACAGAGTGTTTTTCTTGATATTGCCTGTTGTTTTAAAGGGTATGAATTAGAGGAACTTGCATATATACTTCAAGCTCATTATGGGAGTTGTATGAAATATCATATTGGAATGTTGGTTGAAAAATCTCTCATAAAGATTGATAAATTCAGAATAACATTACATGATTTAATAGAGGACATGGGCAAAGATATATGTCGAGAACAATCGTCAAAAGTGCCTGGAAAGCGTAGTAGATTATGGTTCTACAAGGATATCGTTAAAGTTTTAGAAGATAATCAA GGAACTAGTGCCATTGAAATCATACATTTGGAATTTCCTTTATTTAGAAAGGAAGGAGGTGAAGATCCgtcaaaaaaagagaaaaatgatgATGTAGAAGTAAAATGGGATGGAACAGCTTTTAAAGAGATGAAAAATCTCAAAACACTTATCATAAAAAATGGTCGTTTTTCCAGAGGGCCCAAATACCTTCCAAATAGTTTAAGAGTATTGGAATGGAGGAGGTATCCATCGAGATATTTTCCCTCTAATTTTAATCCAGAAAAGCTTTCTATACTCAAGTTGCCTGATTATCTCTACATGTTACCCAAGTTGGATAGCTTATCCAAG ATGTTGATCAgcttaaaagttttgaattttgattacAGCAATTCTTTGAAAGAGATACCTGATGTGTCTAATCTTGAAACTTTAGAAGAATTTTCTTTTGAAGGATGtagtaatttagtctcagttCACAGTTCAGTTGGTTTTTTACCTAAACTTAAAATATTGAATGCTGAAAATTGTCCCCAACTCAGAAGTTTTCCACCTGTTATTAATTTGCCCTCACTGAAAACACTCGGTCTATCTGGATGCTCAAGCCTTGAGAAATTTCCAGAAATTCAAGAAGAGATGAAAAATCTAGAAGAGCTTGATTTGTTTGGCACTGGGATAAAAGATTTGCCATGTTCATTTTGTAACCTTTCTGGATTGTGGCTTTTGTATTTGGAGGAGAATGAAATGTATAGAATACCAAGTGTCATTGGCATGATGCCAAGCTTGTTTATCTGTAAGATTGAGTTAGGAGGAAATAAGGGGAGGGTATCAGGAGAGCAGGAAGAGGGGTTTCATGGAATACTCACTCACTCCCTCCCCTCTTCACATATGCAATCTCTTTTTCTCACAAACTGCAATTTGTCAGATGACTTTTTTCCACTAGCTGTTGCATGGTTTCCCAATGTGATATCTTTAGTTCTAGGAGGCAATAATTTCACAATCCTTCCTGAATGCATCCAACAATTTCGCTTTCTAGTGGTTCTCAATGTGGATGATTGCGAGCATCTTCGGGAGATTAGAGGGATTCCCCCATGCTTGACAGACTTCTCAGCAGTAAACTGCAAATCATTGAGTCCGAGGAGCACAAGCGTGTTACTCAATCAG CAACTGCACCAGGGTAGAAACACCCAGTTTGTGATGCCAGGTGGAAGCATTCCAAGGTGGTTTGAGTGGCGCAGCAGGGGAGCTTCTATTTCTTTCTGGTTTCGTGGCACCATATTCCCTTACAAATCTCTTTGCGTTGCAATTCTACTCAAACATGACATCCTTTCCCCACCACTTCAAGTAAAACCCACTGTGACCATCAATGGCAACCAAGTTCAATTTGGACGGTATGGCCTTATGggtcaattatttatttttaatctgAAGAGAGATGATTATTATTATGAAGCACCACATTTTAAAAGAGGATGGAATCATGTGAAGCTTTCATATGAAGCATATTATAAGGGTTTTGAGGGAAAGGTGCCGAGTGAGTCAATTGGAAAAGAGATTGGAATGCACGTATGGAAGGAAGAGAGTAGTAGTATAATGGAAGATATTCGATTCACTGATCCATACAAAATGACACAACTAATTATAATGATGATCATGCTCTCAATAGCATTCCCCAACCATAAGAACCACCCCTTGCTCCTCCAAACATGCATTGGTTTGTGGACGTTGCTGTTTCTAACACACACTCTTTTTTTGGGTTAA